One region of Eupeodes corollae chromosome 1, idEupCoro1.1, whole genome shotgun sequence genomic DNA includes:
- the LOC129954167 gene encoding zinc finger MYM-type protein 1-like, with translation MSEESLKKKHLSGSEKRKKRLEQQNKRDEVLKKTYNLFQLGFSRQSPEIQHSPSTSTGQSSDTNAVELPSECSEQTQQDKETSTSKCADGGEDEVQILNQSIEQLGVEYQNDIGIWQNINNEIQDFWCARDPYECQNFECDFSASSRQYDDTKRFFSQSMFFRKHVSGGKIKREWLMYSPSTGKVFCFPCVLFGEEQSGSQFKTGFSDWKNATDRMQAHENNSKHQECVHTLISRRRIHGRIDTSLEISINKEREYWTQILQRLVSVIKFVSSRGLPFRGDDEILGSQHNGNYLGILELLAEYDPFLSAHLAKYGNKGKGRPSYLSSTICEELIEILGNRVLEFIVNEIIEAKYFSISVDSTPDISHTDQLTVVLRYVKSNGEVAERFLAFIPMASHKGEELAEAILKFLNKYHINIKNARGQSYDNASNMSGCYNGLQAHIKKINPLAHYVPCAAHSLNLVGVRAAECCIGAISFFGFVQTLYNFFSASTHRWGIMQNNIENGLVLKKVSFTRWCARADATKALSKGFLDFQKALQSIIEDKTQTTQTIHEARCLIKEFEKKENVIMTLFWNAILDRINAVSKSLQHPAIELTTAVDLLKSLLHFLASQRELFDEYEMQANQKTNIEYSDENQRFRKRKKYHDEGSGEEVLLNGKQKFKIETYLPILDMLYGELSRRLKAYEEINSLFGFLTDFMTKTNQEIKDACMKFIEYYSDDIEPQFTNEMVQFKFFMLQSEDAPEKSKIVDADKLLKIISDKMVQSTFPNVMIALKIYRTIEFVSNNGDRKRCSG, from the exons ATGTCTGAAGAAAGCCTTAAGAAAAAACACCTAAGTGGTTCAGAAAAACGCAAAAAGCGTCTTGAACAACAAAACAAGCGAGATGAAGTGTTAAAGAAGACATACAACCTTTTTCAACTTGGATTCAGCCGTCAATCGCCAGAGATCCAACATTCTCCAAGTACGTCTACTGGCCAATCTTCGGATACAAACGCGGTAGAACTTCCTTCCGAGTGTTCTGAACAGACTCAACAGGATAAAGAAACATCTACTTCGAAGTGTGCAGACGGAGGCGAGGACGAGGTCCAAATACTAAATCAAAGCATTGAACAGCTTGGAGTAGAATATCAGAATGACATTGGAATAtggcaaaatattaataacgaaatacaagatttttgGTGTGCAAGAGATCCATACGAATGCCAAAACTTTGAATGCGATTTTTCTGCTTCAAGTCGACAGTACGATGAtaccaaaagatttttttctcaGTCAATGTTTTTTCGAAAACATGTAAGTGGTGGTAAAATAAAACGAGAGTGGCTTATGTATTCTCCATCTACTGGAAAAGTATTCTGTTTTCCATGTGTTCTTTTTGGTGAAGAGCAGAGTGGATCGCAATTCAAAACTGGATTTTCTGATTGGAAAAATGCGACAGACAGAATGCAAGCCCATGAGAATAATTCAAAACACCAAGAATGTGTTCATACCCTTATTAGTAGACGCCGTATTCATGGACGAATTGACACCTCTTTGGAAATTTCCATCAACAAAGAAAGAGAATATTGGACACAAATTTTACAAAGACTAGTATCGGTCATCAAATTTGTAtcatctcgtggattgccatttcgTGGGGATGATGAAATTCTTGGTTCTCAGCATAATGGTAACTATTTGGGAATTTTAGAATTACTCGCCGAGTATGATCCTTTTCTTAGTGCTCATTTAGCTAAATATGGCAATAAAGGAAAAGGAAGACCATCATATTTGTCTTCAACAATTTGTGAGGAATTGATTGAAATATTGGGAAACCGGGTTTTAGAATTTATTGTGAACGAAATTATCGAAGCTAAATATTTCTCCATAAGTGTCGATTCCACACCAGACATTTCTCATACTGACCAGTTGACTGTAGTGCTGAGATATGTCAAGTCAAACGGAGAAGTAGCAGAACGTTTTCTGGCCTTTATTCCAATGGCCAGTCATAAAGGGGAAGAACTAGCAGaagcaattttgaaatttttaaacaaatatcatATTAACATCAAAAATGCGAGAGGGCAGTCATACGATAACGCTTCAAATATGTCAGGTTGCTATAATGGCCTACAggctcatattaaaaaaattaatcctCTCGCACATTACGTTCCATGTGCAGCGCATTCCCTAAATTTGGTGGGAGTGCGTGCTGCAGAGTGTTGCATTGGTGCAATAAGTTTTTTTGGATTTGTGCAGACCTTGTATAACTTTTTCTCCGCATCAACTCATCGCTGGGGAATAATGCAAAATAACATTGAAAACGGATTAGTtctaaaaaaagtatcttttacaAGGTGGTGTGCTAGAGCCGACGCAACGAAAGCTTTATCAAAAGGTTTCCTCGATTTTCAGAAAGCTTTGCAGTCTATTATTGAagacaaaacacaaacaacacaaacaatTCACGAGGCTCGTTGTTTAatcaaagaatttgaaaaaaaagaaaatgtaataatgACACTTTTCTGGAATGCCATCCTGGATCGGATAAATGCAGTAAGCAAATCCCTACAACATCCAGCCATCGAACTTACAACAGCAGTCGATCTTTTAAAATCGCTCTTACATTTTTTGGCATCGCAGCGGGAATTGTTTGATGAGTATGAAATGCAGGCAAACCAAAAAACCAACATCGAATACAGTGATGAAAATCAGAggtttagaaaaagaaaaaagtatcatGATGAAGGAAGTGGAGAAGAAGTCTTACTGAAtggaaaacaaaagtttaaaattgaaacgtATTTGCCAATATTAGATATGCTGTACGGAGAATTATCGCGAAGATTAAAAGCCTATGAGGAAATTAATTCTCTCTTCGGATTTTTAACAGATTTCATGACAAAGACGAACCAAGAGATCAAAGACGCATGTATGAAATTCATTGAATATTATTCTGACGACATCGAGCCACAGTTTACTAATGAGATGGTgcaattcaagttttttatgTTGCAATCAGAGGATGCAccagaaaaatctaaaattgtgGATGCCGATAAGttactcaaaataatttcagatAAAATGGTCCAATCAACGTTCCCAAATGTTATGAtagccttaaaaatatatagaa CGATTGAATTCGTTAGCAATAATGGCGATAGAAAACGATGTTCTGGATGA
- the LOC129954174 gene encoding uncharacterized protein LOC129954174: protein MAEEEQVVIKHIEAEILELILSWGLSCAGISALEECRIASFDVIKILNGHDIENVFQKRELMADRIKFRYGLNKWREANHVDVIPCCQSDKTLSMVSQWLSSDTMHASSSTSSQNVFEFRGKTNTNIDFNIKEILQKTVAGDDMIKAYQQTPNLSSTDQTIISRCIVDHFHHNGLKMCPKTMKSVAKEIVKLFPNEDERTYYVPRENGKQPSGKIFDRYFNVGYNRKRKADLSVTEKIAKSTTDIENDASTISEENDNMEVEEFLKKKEFLLYNSPENAKSLWEETSKMRMKEEKYPISSFLTAWPRYKDTNAEQLINVDFNTLHPGKSNKLFEKFYELEKRANKVFFPSSIKEKLFLEMYKKMVSPELFAASYFKTR from the exons atggccGAAGAAGAACAAGTAGTGATAAAACATATCGAAGCTGAAATCCTGGAACTTATTTTAAGTTGGGGACTATCCTGCGCTGGGATATCTGCACTAGAGGAGTGCCGCATAGCTTCTTTTGATGTTATCAAGATTCTTAATGGGCATGATATTGAAAATGTGTTCCAAAAAAGAGAACTTATGGCGGACAGAATTAAATTTAGGTACGGTCTAAATAAATGGAGGGAAGCTAATCAT GTCGACGTAATACCATGCTGCCAGAGTGACAAAACACTTTCCATGGTATCACAATGGCTTTCATCGGATACAATGCATGCCAGCTCTTCAACGTCTTCTCAAAATGTCTTCGAATTTCGaggaaaaacaaatacaaatatcgattttaatattaaagaaatattgcAAAAAACTGTTGCTGGAGACGATATGATTAAAGCATACCAACAAACGCCAAACCTATCTAGCACTGATCAAACCATCATATCTAGATGCATTGTCGACCATTTTCATCACAATGGTCTAAAAATGTGTCCAAAAACCATGAAAAGTGTAGCTAAGGAAATagtaaaattatttccaaatgaaGACGAACGTACGTATTACGTTCCGCGGGAAAATGGAAAGCAGCCATCGGGAAAAATTTTTGACAGGTACTTTAACGTCGGATACAATCGGAAGAGAAAAGCTGACTTGTCAGTAACAGAAAAGATAGCCAAAAGCACTACTGATATTGAAAATGATGCGAGTACTATTTCCGAAGAAAATGACAACATGGAAGTCgaagagtttttaaagaaaaaagaatttctgtTATATAACTCTCCTGAAAACGCAAAATCTTTGTGGGAAGAAACATCTAAAATGAGAATGAAGGAAGAAAAATATccaatttcttcatttttaactgCATGGCCACGGTATAAGGACACAAATGCCGAACAGCTAATTAATGTTGACTTCAACACATTACACCCGGGAAAATCTAATAAACTCTTCGAAAAGTTCTACGAGTTAGAAAAAAGGGCAAACAAGGTTTTTTTCCCATCATCAATCAAGGAGAAACTCTTTCTTGAAATGTATAAGAAAATGGTTTCGCCCGAGCTTTTTGCCG catcatattttaaaacacgATAA